In Prunus dulcis chromosome 1, ALMONDv2, whole genome shotgun sequence, the following are encoded in one genomic region:
- the LOC117631287 gene encoding serine/threonine-protein kinase tricorner produces the protein MEDQEEQEEEVLGSSLTMEKVAAAKQFIENHYRAQMKNIQERKERRWVLERKLASSDVPKEVQVNLIKDLERKETEFMRLKRHKICVDDFEPLTIIGRGAFGEVRLCREKKSGNIYAMKKLKKSEMLKRGQVEHVRAERNLLAEVASHCIVKLYYSFQDAEYLYLIMEYLPGGDMMTLLMREDTLTESVAKFYIAQSVLAIESIQKHNYVHRDIKPDNLLLDKNGHMKLSDFGLCKPLDCTTLPSLHENRTMDDENLTEPMDIDVCVPDADNRSSWKSPREQLQHWQMNRRKLAFSTVGTPDYIAPEVLLKKGYGMECDWWSLGAIMYEMLVGYPPFYSDDPITTCRKIVHWRNHLKFPEDARLTAEAKDLICRLLCDVEYRLGTGGAHQIKSHPWFKNIVWDKLYEMEAAFKPEVNGELDTQNFMKFDELEPPVSSRTGSGPSRKLQLTPKDLSFVGYTYKNFDAVKGLRQVFGDSRVDFTSERAAKEAELHMLASSGDPMLP, from the exons ATGGAGGATCAAGAGGAGCAGGAAGAGGAGGTGTTGGGGTCAAGCTTGACGATGGAGAAGGTGGCAGCAGCCAAACAGTTCATAGAGAACCACTACAGAGCTCAGATGAAGAACATTCAAGAACGAAAAGAGAG ACGATGGGTGTTGGAAAGGAAATTAGCTTCCTCAGATGTGCCAAAGGAGGTACAAGTCAACCTGATCAAAGACTTAGAGCGAAAGGAAACAGAATTCATGCGACTTAAAAGGCACAAGATTTGTGTTGATGATTTTGAACCTTTGACCATCATTGGTAGGGGGGCCTTTGGTGAG GTCCGATTGTGTCGAGAGAAAAAATCTGGCAATATCTATGCCAtgaaaaagttgaagaaatctgaaatgCTTAAGAGAGGACAG GTGGAACATGTTAGAGCTGAAAGAAACTTGCTGGCTGAAGTTGCCAGCCATTGCATAGTTAAACTTTACTACTCCTTTCAGGATGCTGAGTACTTATATTTAATAATGGAATATCTGCCCGGTGGTGACATGATGACTCTGCTGATGAGGGAAGACACCTTAACTGAAAGTGTGGCTAAATTTTACATTGCACAGAGTGTACTGGCCATTGAATCTATCCAGAAACACAACTATGTACACAG AGACATTAAACCAGACAACCTTCTTCTGGATAAAAATGGTCACATGAAACTCTCGGATTTTGGCCTCTGTAAGCCTCTTGATTGTACAACTTTACCTTCACTGCATGAAAATAGAACTATGGATGATGAAAATTTGACAGAACCAATGGATATCGACGTATGCGTTCCTGATGCGGATAATAGGAGTAGTTGGAAAAGCCCCCGTGAACAGCTGCAGCATTGGCAGATGAACAGGAGGAAATTG GCATTTTCAACTGTGGGGACCCCCGACTATATTGCACCTGAAGTGCTATTGAAGAAAGGATATGGAATGGAATGCGACTG GTGGTCATTGGGAGCAATAATGTATGAAATGCTTGTTGGTTACCCTCCATTTTATTCAGATGATCCAATAACTACATGCAGAAAG ATTGTTCATTGGAGAAACCACTTAAAATTTCCAGAAGATGCAAGGTTGACAGCTGAGGCTAAGGATCTTATTTGCAGGTTGCTCTGTGATGTTGAATATAGGCTAGGTACTGGTGGCGCACATCAAATCAAA TCTCATCCTTGGTTCAAGAACATTGTGTGGGACAAACTCTATGAAATGGAGGCAGCATTCAAACCAGAAGTGAATGGGGAACTTGATACCCAGAACTTTATGAAGTTTGACGAG TTGGAGCCTCCAGTGTCATCAAGAACTGGCTCAGGACCCTCACGAAAG tTGCAATTGACTCCCAAAGATCTAAGCTTTGTTGGCTATACATACAAGAACTTTG
- the LOC117631308 gene encoding protein WHI3-like, with protein sequence MGDPYRIYYTPTGTDRGDVGRPSFPGYLSSETPSLLFDPTLPSTEPPSYSSDFLQRDIRSLTPGAYAVDATGGIRFRPEPILGVAASAGASIKGYPSPLEVPSLLSQRQDAAAVSISASVPADISKERPPGSLSNVDGPPVLKGESNVLFVDGLPTDCTRREVGHIFRPFIGFKEIKVVHKEPRRSGDKAMVLCFVEFADPKCALTAMEALQGYKFDIKKPDSSALRIQFAHFPFRLPADGNEQRIGIPR encoded by the exons ATGGGCGATCCCTATCGCATATACTACACTCCCACTGGCACTGACAGAG GCGATGTTGGTAGGCCAAGCTTTCCTGGTTACTTGTCGTCTGAAACACCCTCATTGCTATTCGATCCTACTCTTCCCTCTACTGAGCCTCCGAGTTATTCGTCTGATTTTTTGCAGAGAGAT ATAAGATCATTGACCCCTGGGGCCTATGCTGTGGATGCTACTGGGGGCATTCGATTTCGACCCGAACCTATTCTTGGTGTAGCAGCATCAGCAGGAGCTAGCATAAAGGGCTATCCATCTCCTTTGGAAGTTCCAAGTTTGCTAAGCCAGAGACAGGATGCTGCTGCAGTTAGCATTAGTGCAAGTGTTCCTGCTGACATAAGTAAAGAAAGGCCTCCTGGCTCTTTGAGCAATGTTGATGGTCCTCCAGTTCTGAAAGGGGAATCAAacgttttgtttgttgatggACTTCCCACCGACTGTACCCGAAGAGAAGTAGGCC ATATATTCCGTCCTTTTATTGGGtttaaagaaatcaaagttGTTCACAAGGAGCCTAGACGT AGTGGAGATAAGGCTATGGTTTTGTGCTTTGTGGAGTTTGCTGATCCAAAGTGTGCTTTGACTGCTATGGAAGCTCTTCAAG GTTACAAGTTTGATATCAAGAAACCCGATTCTTCTGCATTGAGGATCCAATTTGCACATTTCCCTTTTCGTCTACCAGCCGATGGCAATGAACAACGAATTGGAATCCCACGGTGA
- the LOC117631299 gene encoding protein ALP1-like, translating to MNDNGNSKKRRRKGNNNNNSNDQDDGDAKKKDLKGIIASLSLLEEQEKEDEQEHDRASNDDASFIEEKHKTRTKAMLDYYSDFQDCYSEVEESETMKRKRSRSAACAAAAAVAVAADGSDKAKPGTGSAAGHHRRLWVKDRSKAWWDECNQPDFPESEFKKAFRMGRATFDLICQELKSAIEKEDTTLRNAIPVRQRVAVCLWRLATGDPLRLVSKKFGLGISTCHKLVLEVCSAIRTVLMPKYLQWPEDSVVRKIKDEFEAISGIPNVVGSMYTTHIPIIAPKISVAAYFNKRHTERNQKTSYSITVQGVVDPRGVFTDVCIGWPGSMPDDQVLEKSALHQRANNGLLKGVWIVGSSGYPLMDWVLVPYTQQHLTWTQHAFNEKIGEIQNAAKDAFARLKGRWYCLQKRTEVKLQDLPVVLGACCVLHNICELRNEEIEPELRFELVDDEMVPEVALRSQSSMKARDAIAHNLLHHGLAGTSFL from the coding sequence ATGAACGATAATGGCAATTCCAAGAAACGGCGTCGTAAGGGCAACAATAATAACAACAGCAACGACCAGGACGACGGTGACGCCAAGAAGAAAGACTTGAAGGGCATCATCGCTTCCCTGTCGTTGCTGGAGGAGCAAGAGAAGGAAGACGAACAAGAGCACGACAGGGCCTCAAATGACGACGCGTCGTTTATCGAAGAGAAGCACAAGACGAGAACCAAAGCCATGTTAGATTACTACTCCGATTTCCAGGACTGCTATTCGGAGGTCGAAGAATCCGAAACGATGAAGCGAAAGCGGTCGAGAAGCGCGGCTTGCGCTGCCGCTGCGGCGGTGGCGGTGGCCGCCGACGGGTCCGATAAGGCGAAACCGGGTACTGGGTCGGCGGCGGGTCATCACAGGAGGCTGTGGGTCAAGGACCGGTCCAAGGCCTGGTGGGACGAGTGCAACCAACCCGATTTTCCAGAATCGGAATTCAAGAAGGCGTTTCGGATGGGGAGGGCCACGTTCGATTTGATATGCCAGGAGCTCAAATCCGCcattgaaaaagaagacaCAACTCTGAGAAACGCAATTCCGGTGAGGCAGAGAGTTGCTGTTTGTTTGTGGAGACTAGCAACAGGTGACCCTCTTCGCCTTGTATCTAAAAAATTTGGTCTTGGCATCTCAACTTGCCATAAACTTGTTCTTGAGGTCTGCTCTGCAATTAGAACTGTGCTCATGCCCAAGTATCTGCAATGGCCTGAGGACAGTGTGGTGAGGAAGATCAAAGATGAGTTTGAGGCCATTTCAGGCATACCCAATGTTGTGGGGTCCATGTACACAACCCATATTCCAATTATAGCTCCAAAGATCAGTGTAGCTGCTTATTTCAACAAGAGGCACACAGAGAGGAACCAGAAGACTTCTTACTCAATCACAGTGCAAGGTGTTGTGGACCCAAGAGGGGTTTTCACTGATGTGTGCATTGGTTGGCCTGGATCAATGCCTGATGATCAGGTTCTGGAGAAGTCTGCTTTGCATCAGAGGGCCAACAATGGCTTGCTGAAAGGTGTTTGGATTGTTGGGAGCTCTGGGTACCCTTTGATGGACTGGGTTTTGGTGCCCTACACCCAGCAGCATCTCACTTGGACACAGCATGCTTTCAATGAGAAGATTGGGGAGATTCAGAATGCTGCTAAAGATGCATTTGCAAGGCTAAAAGGGAGGTGGTATTGCTTGCAGAAGCGAACCGAGGTGAAGCTGCAGGACTTGCCCGTAGTGCTCGGGGCATGCTGTGTTTTGCACAACATATGCGAGCTTAGAAATGAGGAAATTGAACCAGAGCTGAGGTTTGAGCTTGTGGATGATGAGATGGTGCCAGAGGTTGCTTTGAGATCACAGAGCTCAATGAAGGCTAGGGATGCCATTGCTCATAATCTCTTGCACCATGGCCTTGCAGGCACTAGCTTTCTTTAG
- the LOC117631293 gene encoding peptidyl-prolyl cis-trans isomerase CYP57, whose translation MSSIYVLEPPTKGKVVLQTTHGPLDVELWPKEAPKAVRNFIQLCLEGYYDNTIFHRIIKGFLVQGGDPTGTGTGGESIYGGVFADEFHSRLRFKHRGLVACANSGSPNSNGSQFFMNLDRSDWLDKKHTIFGKVTGDSIYNLVRLGDIETDKEDRPLDPPPRILSVEVLWNPFDDIVPRVRAKPSTESTNDADNKDTKKKAVKKLNLLSFGEEAEEEEKELAAVKTKIKSSHDVLDDPRLLKDEVPINDVNSDAKTRHVQLSIREALISKKDEPGKDSESNFYNTLNYSDDDDDEANFDARMRQQILRKRKDLGDLPPKSKMHNGSSSPNQRETPASRSIVESINDDQQKVEKLSLKKKGIGSEARAERMANADADLQLLGEAERGRQLQKQKKRRNQGREDEVLAKLEKFKKGIFESRTASGIESGGGKDEDASDWKAVPLKFAPESGKDRMSRKEDPNDYVVHDPLLEKGKEKFNRMQAKQKRREREWAGKSLT comes from the exons ATGTCGTCGATATACGTATTAGAGCCACCGACGAAGGGCAAGGTGGTGCTGCAAACAACCCATGGGCCGCTCGACGTGGAGCTCTGGCCCAAAGAGGCCCCAAAGGCCGTCAGGAACTTCATTCAGCTCTGCCTCGAAGGCTACTACGACAACACCATATTCCACCGCATTATCAAAGGCTTTCTTGTTCAGGGCGGCGACCCCACCGGCACAGGCACAG GTGGTGAAAGTATTTATGGTGGTGTTTTTGCTGATGAGTTTCATTCGCGTTTGAGATTCAAGCATCGGGGTTTAGTTGCTTGTGCAAATTCTGGTTCACCCAATTCTAATGGGAGCCAGTTTTTTATGAACTTGGACCGCTCTGATTGGCTTGACAAGAAGCATACTATATTTGGGAAG gTGACTGGGGATTCAATATATAATCTTGTGAGGTTGGGTGATATTGAAACTGACAAGGAGGATCGACCCTTGGACCCACCACCAAGGATACTATCAGTAGAG GTGTTATGGAACCCCTTTGATGATATTGTTCCAAGAGTACGTGCAAAGCCATCGACGGAATCCACCAATGACGCTGACAACAAAGACACAAAGAAGAAAGCTGTAAA AAAGCTGAACTTGCTTTCGTTTGGAgaagaagctgaagaagaggagaaagaatTGGCAGCTGTAAAGACAAAAATCAAGAGCAGTCATGATGTATTGGATGATCCTCGTCTTCTGAAGGACGAAGTTCCAATTAACGACGTG AACTCTGATGCCAAAACAAGGCATGTACAGTTATCTATCAGAGAAGCTCTAATCTCAAAAAAAGACGAGCCCGGGAAAGACTCAGAATCCAACTTTTATAACACCCTCAATTATAGCgatgatgacgatgatgaGGCCAACTTTGATGCACGAATGCGTCAGCAAATACTCAGGAAAAGAAAGGATTTGGGAGATCTCCCACCAAAGTCAAAGATGCATAATG GGAGCTCTAGCCCAAATCAGCGTGAAACACCTGCATCAAG GTCCATTGTTGAAAGCATTAATGATGATCAACAAAAGGTGGAAAAACTATCcttgaagaaaaaagggaTAGGATCAGAGGCAAGAGCTGAACGCATGGCAAATGCTGATGCAGACTTACAGTTGTTGGGTGAAGCTGAAAGAGGAAGACAATTACAGAAACAGAAGAAGCGTAGAAATCAAGGACGAGAAGATGAA GTTCTGGCAAAACTTGAGAAGTTTAAGAAGGGTATATTTGAAAGTCGCACAGCCTCAGGTATTGAATCTGGAGGTGGCAAAGATGAAGATGCATCTGATTGGAAAGCTGTTCCGTTAAAATTTGCTCCTGAGAGTGGGAAG GATCGCATGTCTCGCAAGGAGGACCCAAATGACTACGTTGTGCATGACCCTCTTTTGGAGAAGGGGAAAGAGAAGTTCAACCGGATGCAAGCCAAGCAAAAGCGACGAGAGCGAGAATGGGCTGGCAAATCCCTTACTTGA
- the LOC117631276 gene encoding U-box domain-containing protein 52 isoform X1 yields the protein MASHLTSDDTVPSINATAVAVDKDNKNSNHAVRFAIDHLVANNTNPYIILIHVKHKNHHPHQSDGESGNHDGHHVFVPYRAYCARKEAQVKEVIIDDHDVAKALLEYINNHYINNIVVGASTRNALTRKFKIGYDVPTSLVKLAPEFCSVYVISKGKMVVGRTAKRPVVNTATPPKQPSPQGLPPCIPTEQTEADNGARSRGQPAVRGGWKSGGGSEKIPVVRERTRSAPVNLSMDIDIPNPGSSRCSLSSRNSNADENEFPGMFNSFGSVDFISQGLDFSSASCSPKESSRQSARDIEAEMKRLKLELKQTMDMYSSACKEAISAKNKAKELNQWKQEEARKFEEARHAEEAALAIAEMEKAKCKAAIEAAEASQRVAEMEAQRRRQAEMKAKKEAQEKNRALNALAHNDVRYRKYTIEEIEQATQEFSASNKIGEGGYGPVYKGKLDHTPVAIKVLRPDAAQGRKQFQQEVEVLSCIRYPNMVLLLGACPEFGCLVYEYMDNGSLEDLLFRRGNTPPISWRRRFRIAAEISTTLLFLHQAKPEPLVHRDLKPANILIDRNYVSKISDVGLARLVPPSMADEVTQYHMTAAAGTFCYIDPEYQQSGMLTTKSDIYSLGIVLLQIITAKPAMGLSHHVRRSIEKGTFSEMLDPAVPDWPIELALAFAQLALQCAELRKRDRPDLGTVVVPELNRLRDFGRHGEGSHHGHFTTAHSHSSGLRPSTLRSSTTSSQESMNKSIAEDRVEAQT from the exons ATGGCCTCCCATTTAACCTCCGACGACACCGTTCCGTCAATCAATGCCACGGCGGTGGCTGTTGACAAGGACAACAAGAACAGCAACCACGCTGTCCGATTTGCTATTGATCATCTTGTAGCTAACAATACCAACCCATATATCATCCTCATCCACGTTAAGCACAAAAACCATCATCCACATC AGAGTGATGGTGAATCGGGCAATCATGATGGACATCATGTTTTCGTTCCTTACCGTGCATACTGCGCACGTAAAGAG gcCCAAGTGAAAGAGGTTATCATTGATGATCATGATGTTGCTAAAGCACTTTTGGAGTACATCAACAATCACTACATCAATAATATTGTAGTTGGTGCATCAACAAGGAATGCTCTTACAAG AAAGTTCAAAATTGGGTATGATGTGCCCACCAGCTTAGTAAAGCTTGCACCAGAGTTTTGCTCTGTATATGTAATTTCGAAAGGGAAGATGGTCGTCGGGCGAACGGCTAAGAGGCCGGTGGTCAATACTGCTACTCCACCAAAACAACCATCCCCACAGGGACTTCCACCTTGTATTCCAACAGAACAAACTGAAGCAGACAATGGAGCTAg AAGCAGAGGACAGCCTGCAGTAAGGGGAGGATGGAAAAGTGGAGGAGGATCAGAGAAAATTCCTGTGGTGCGAGAGAGGACGAGGAGTGCTCCAGTCAATCTCTCAATGGACATTGACATTCCTAATCCTGGTTCGTCAAGGTGTTCGCTTAGCAGCCGGAATTCGAATGCGGATGAGAATGAATTTCCAGGGATGTTTAATTCATTTGGATCAGTGGACTTCATAAGCCAAGGGTTAGATTTCTCCAGTGCATCATGTTCTCCCAAGGAGTCATCCAGACAATCTGCA CGGGATATTGAAGCCGAAATGAAAAGATTGAAGCTGGAATTAAAACAAACCATGGACATGTACAGCTCTGCCTGCAAAGAAGCAATCTCAGCAAAAAATAAG GCTAAAGAGCTTAATCAGTGGAAGCAGGAGGAGGCTCGTAAATTCGAGGAAGCCAGGCATGCTGAAGAGGCAGCTCTTGCCATTGCAGAGATGGAAAAGGCAAAGTGCAAAGCTGCCATTGAAGCAGCTGAGGCATCACAGAGGGTGGCTGAGATGGAAGCTCAGAGAAGAAGACAGGCAGAGATGAAGGCGAAGAAAGAGGCACAAGAGAAGAACCGGGCATTGAATGCTTTGGCGCATAATGATGTCCGATATAGAAAGTACACCATAGAAGAGATTGAACAAGCCACTCAAGAGTTCTCAGCATCAAACAAAATTGGTGAAGGTGGATATGGACCTGTGTACAAAGGTAAACTCGACCACACACCGGTTGCGATTAAGGTGTTAAGACCTGATGCTGCTCAAGGGAGGAAGCAATTCCAACAGGAG GTTGAGGTCCTGAGCTGCATTAGATATCCTAACATGGTCCTCCTGCTTGGTGCGTGCCCTGAATTTGGATGCCTAGTATACGAATACATGGACAACGGAAGCTTGGAGGACCTGTTGTTTAGAAGAGGCAACACCCCCCCAATTTCATGGAGGAGGAGATTCAGAATAGCTGCTGAGATTTCAACAACCCTTCTATTCCTTCACCAAGCAAAGCCAGAGCCCCTTGTCCACCGGGACCTTAAGCCAGCCAACATCCTCATAGACCGTAACTATGTGAGCAAAATCAGTGATGTTGGTCTAGCGCGCTTAGTTCCTCCATCTATGGCTGATGAGGTGACACAATATCACATGACTGCAGCTGCAGGGACATTTTGTTACATAGATCCCGAGTATCAACAATCAGGCATGCTAACAACAAAGTCGGATATATACTCGCTGGGCATAGTGCTACTCCAAATCATCACAGCCAAGCCAGCCATGGGACTTTCTCACCATGTCAGGAGGTCCATTGAGAAAGGAACCTTTTCTGAGATGCTTGATCCCGCAGTGCCAGACTGGCCTATCGAACTGGCTCTAGCATTTGCTCAGTTGGCATTACAATGCGCAGAGCTAAGAAAGAGGGACAGGCCGGATCTTGGCACAGTTGTAGTGCCCGAGCTTAACCGATTAAGAGACTTTGGAAGGCATGGTGAAGGATCTCATCATGGACATTTCACCACTGCTCATAGTCATAGCTCCGGGTTACGCCCTTCCACATTAAGATCATCAACTACAAGTAGTCAG GAATCAATGAATAAGAGCATTGCCGAGGACAGAGTTGAAGCGCAGACTTGA
- the LOC117631276 gene encoding U-box domain-containing protein 35 isoform X2, whose product MASHLTSDDTVPSINATAVAVDKDNKNSNHAVRFAIDHLVANNTNPYIILIHVKHKNHHPHQSDGESGNHDGHHVFVPYRAYCARKEAQVKEVIIDDHDVAKALLEYINNHYINNIVVGASTRNALTRKFKIGYDVPTSLVKLAPEFCSVYVISKGKMVVGRTAKRPVVNTATPPKQPSPQGLPPCIPTEQTEADNGARGQPAVRGGWKSGGGSEKIPVVRERTRSAPVNLSMDIDIPNPGSSRCSLSSRNSNADENEFPGMFNSFGSVDFISQGLDFSSASCSPKESSRQSARDIEAEMKRLKLELKQTMDMYSSACKEAISAKNKAKELNQWKQEEARKFEEARHAEEAALAIAEMEKAKCKAAIEAAEASQRVAEMEAQRRRQAEMKAKKEAQEKNRALNALAHNDVRYRKYTIEEIEQATQEFSASNKIGEGGYGPVYKGKLDHTPVAIKVLRPDAAQGRKQFQQEVEVLSCIRYPNMVLLLGACPEFGCLVYEYMDNGSLEDLLFRRGNTPPISWRRRFRIAAEISTTLLFLHQAKPEPLVHRDLKPANILIDRNYVSKISDVGLARLVPPSMADEVTQYHMTAAAGTFCYIDPEYQQSGMLTTKSDIYSLGIVLLQIITAKPAMGLSHHVRRSIEKGTFSEMLDPAVPDWPIELALAFAQLALQCAELRKRDRPDLGTVVVPELNRLRDFGRHGEGSHHGHFTTAHSHSSGLRPSTLRSSTTSSQESMNKSIAEDRVEAQT is encoded by the exons ATGGCCTCCCATTTAACCTCCGACGACACCGTTCCGTCAATCAATGCCACGGCGGTGGCTGTTGACAAGGACAACAAGAACAGCAACCACGCTGTCCGATTTGCTATTGATCATCTTGTAGCTAACAATACCAACCCATATATCATCCTCATCCACGTTAAGCACAAAAACCATCATCCACATC AGAGTGATGGTGAATCGGGCAATCATGATGGACATCATGTTTTCGTTCCTTACCGTGCATACTGCGCACGTAAAGAG gcCCAAGTGAAAGAGGTTATCATTGATGATCATGATGTTGCTAAAGCACTTTTGGAGTACATCAACAATCACTACATCAATAATATTGTAGTTGGTGCATCAACAAGGAATGCTCTTACAAG AAAGTTCAAAATTGGGTATGATGTGCCCACCAGCTTAGTAAAGCTTGCACCAGAGTTTTGCTCTGTATATGTAATTTCGAAAGGGAAGATGGTCGTCGGGCGAACGGCTAAGAGGCCGGTGGTCAATACTGCTACTCCACCAAAACAACCATCCCCACAGGGACTTCCACCTTGTATTCCAACAGAACAAACTGAAGCAGACAATGGAGCTAg AGGACAGCCTGCAGTAAGGGGAGGATGGAAAAGTGGAGGAGGATCAGAGAAAATTCCTGTGGTGCGAGAGAGGACGAGGAGTGCTCCAGTCAATCTCTCAATGGACATTGACATTCCTAATCCTGGTTCGTCAAGGTGTTCGCTTAGCAGCCGGAATTCGAATGCGGATGAGAATGAATTTCCAGGGATGTTTAATTCATTTGGATCAGTGGACTTCATAAGCCAAGGGTTAGATTTCTCCAGTGCATCATGTTCTCCCAAGGAGTCATCCAGACAATCTGCA CGGGATATTGAAGCCGAAATGAAAAGATTGAAGCTGGAATTAAAACAAACCATGGACATGTACAGCTCTGCCTGCAAAGAAGCAATCTCAGCAAAAAATAAG GCTAAAGAGCTTAATCAGTGGAAGCAGGAGGAGGCTCGTAAATTCGAGGAAGCCAGGCATGCTGAAGAGGCAGCTCTTGCCATTGCAGAGATGGAAAAGGCAAAGTGCAAAGCTGCCATTGAAGCAGCTGAGGCATCACAGAGGGTGGCTGAGATGGAAGCTCAGAGAAGAAGACAGGCAGAGATGAAGGCGAAGAAAGAGGCACAAGAGAAGAACCGGGCATTGAATGCTTTGGCGCATAATGATGTCCGATATAGAAAGTACACCATAGAAGAGATTGAACAAGCCACTCAAGAGTTCTCAGCATCAAACAAAATTGGTGAAGGTGGATATGGACCTGTGTACAAAGGTAAACTCGACCACACACCGGTTGCGATTAAGGTGTTAAGACCTGATGCTGCTCAAGGGAGGAAGCAATTCCAACAGGAG GTTGAGGTCCTGAGCTGCATTAGATATCCTAACATGGTCCTCCTGCTTGGTGCGTGCCCTGAATTTGGATGCCTAGTATACGAATACATGGACAACGGAAGCTTGGAGGACCTGTTGTTTAGAAGAGGCAACACCCCCCCAATTTCATGGAGGAGGAGATTCAGAATAGCTGCTGAGATTTCAACAACCCTTCTATTCCTTCACCAAGCAAAGCCAGAGCCCCTTGTCCACCGGGACCTTAAGCCAGCCAACATCCTCATAGACCGTAACTATGTGAGCAAAATCAGTGATGTTGGTCTAGCGCGCTTAGTTCCTCCATCTATGGCTGATGAGGTGACACAATATCACATGACTGCAGCTGCAGGGACATTTTGTTACATAGATCCCGAGTATCAACAATCAGGCATGCTAACAACAAAGTCGGATATATACTCGCTGGGCATAGTGCTACTCCAAATCATCACAGCCAAGCCAGCCATGGGACTTTCTCACCATGTCAGGAGGTCCATTGAGAAAGGAACCTTTTCTGAGATGCTTGATCCCGCAGTGCCAGACTGGCCTATCGAACTGGCTCTAGCATTTGCTCAGTTGGCATTACAATGCGCAGAGCTAAGAAAGAGGGACAGGCCGGATCTTGGCACAGTTGTAGTGCCCGAGCTTAACCGATTAAGAGACTTTGGAAGGCATGGTGAAGGATCTCATCATGGACATTTCACCACTGCTCATAGTCATAGCTCCGGGTTACGCCCTTCCACATTAAGATCATCAACTACAAGTAGTCAG GAATCAATGAATAAGAGCATTGCCGAGGACAGAGTTGAAGCGCAGACTTGA
- the LOC117615310 gene encoding leucine-rich repeat extensin-like protein 3, which produces MGSFKALAFMEGKWFHWFLKAGLIGLVMFAGLTYEDQVGEAETGLLCISECTTCPVICSTPPPPQLESSSPPPSPPPVHPSPSQSYYSSPPPSPPQFDYSSPPASPPPPPPSPPKQSPSPSSYSKGAPPPPSFVYFFNMPPSGPVPTTTTTTTGVLHNNSYPYYYFYASEASSLSAHAFFLFVFLVQLVFSFW; this is translated from the coding sequence ATGGGTAGTTTCAAAGCTTTGGCATTCATGGAAGGAAAATGGTTTCATTGGTTCTTGAAGGCAGGGCTCATTGGTTTGGTCATGTTTGCTGGGTTGACATATGAGGATCAAGTGGGAGAGGCTGAGACTGGTTTACTATGTATCAGTGAGTGCACAACATGTCCAGTCATATGTTCAACTCCTCCCCCTCCTCAACTTGAGTCTtcttcaccaccaccatcaccgcCACCAGTGCACCCCTCGCCTTCTCAATCTTACTACAGCTCTCCTCCACCGTCGCCACCGCAATTTGACTACAGCTCTCCTCCGGCCTCACCGCCGCCGCCTCCTCCCTCACCACCAAAACAATCACCATCACCTTCATCATATTCGAAAGGCGCTCCTCCCCCGCCTTCTTTTGTGTACTTCTTCAACATGCCTCCCTCAGGTCCAGtgccaacaacaacaacaacaacgaCAGGAGTGCTGCATAACAATTCCTATCCCTACTACTACTTTTACGCCTCAGAagcttcttctctctctgctcATGCCTTCTTCTTATTTGTCTTCTTAGTTCAgcttgtgttttctttttggtga